CTTGCCTTTCCACACAAGGGCCGGCCTGCCGCTGATATCTATAGCCATCATACACAGGGATTCGTCCATAGGTGTCACAGCATATCCGTAACGTTTCAATCCTTCAAGATCAGCTATGGCTTTCCTGAATGCTTTGCCCATAGCAATGCCTATATCTTCTACTGTATGGTGGCAATCTACGTCCGTATCTCCCTTTGCTTCAATTTCAAGGTCAAAGAGACCGTGCTTTGAAAACAGGTGAAGCATGTGGTCAAAGAAGGGGATGCCTGTCGATACGACATATTTTCCTTCTCCGTCGATGACCCAGTTAATTTTAATAGCCGTTTCCTTTGTTTTTCTGCTTACCCTTGCTTCTCTTTTCATGGCTCCCCCTCTTGTTTGGTGTTTTAACTTAACATTTAACACTCAAAACTCAAAACTGTCTTCATGGGATTACCTTGTTCAGCGGATATTCAACAATATCAACTGCTCCTGCCCTTTTTAAGTTAGGTATAATATCTCTTACAACCTTTTCATCTATAACAACCTCAATTGCCACCCAGTCGCTATCGGAAAGGGTAGAAACTGTGGGTGTGCGCAGGCACGGGAGCGTCTTTACCACTTCATCCAATCTGCCCTTGGGCAAATTCATCTTGAGCCCCACCTTTTCCTCTGCGAGAAGCGCTCCCCTCAACAATATGACGATGTTTTCCATCTTCCTTCTTTTCCACTCATCCTTCCATGAGTTTTTGTTCGCGATGAGCACTGTCTCCGATTCAAGGATGGTTTCCACAATCCTCAGATTGTTTGCTTTAAGTGATGCCCCTGTTTCCGTAACCTCTATTATGGCATCGGCCAGAAGCGGCGGTTTTACTTCTGTGGCACCCCAGGAGAATTCTACAGCAGCACTTATTCCCCTCTCTTTCAGGTATCTTTTGGTAAACCCCACAAGCTCTGTTGCAATCTTCTTGCCTTGCAGGTCCTCCACTTTCTGTATGGGTGAGTCCATCGGCACTGCAACAACCCACTTAACCCCTCGAAAACCAATTTTCCCGTATCTTAATCTTACAAGTTCTTCAACTTTTGCATTCTGCTCAAGGACCCAGTCATAGCCTGTAATCCCCAGGTCAAGTATGCCGTCTTCAACATATCTTGCCATTTCCTGCGCCCTGATAACAAGCCCTTCCAACTCAGGGTCATCTATTGTAGGCACATAGGCTCTGTCATGAAGTTTTATATTATAGCCTGCGTTTTTAAAAAGCCTGAATGTTGTTTCCTGCAGACTTCCCTTGGGTAAACCGATCTTTAATTTCATTTTACAACCCCTTTCTTGCTTTTATAGATTCTCCGTGCGCAAAAAGTCCTTCAATCCTTGACAGTCTTATTGCATTGTCGGCGTATTTTTCTAAAAACTCTTTTTCTATCCTGACCGTTATCTTTCTTCTTGTAAACCTGTCCACGGAAAGTCCTCCTGTAAACCTGCCCGCACCTCCTGTGGGCAGAACATGGTTCGTTCCGATATAGTAATCACCCATAGCAACCGGGGTGTTCGGGCCAACATATATGATGCCGGGATACCGTATATCAGAGGCAATACTCTCTTCTCCCAATAACTCCATATGTTCAGGCGCAATAGTATTTATGGCACGGACTGCTTTATTCACATCCTTATAATGAACAAAAAAACTGTTTCCTGTTAAAGCTTTCTCGATAATTTCCTTTCTCTCATTTATATTCATAAGCTTTTCCACACTCTTTAAGACATCCTCTATGTGTTCTTTTGAGTGTGAAAAAATACCCACTGTGGCCATTGCATCATGTTCAGCCTGCGAGAAAAGATCCCAGGCTACTGCATCCGGTGAAAATGCTTCAGTACATAGGACAATAAGCTCTGTGGGTCCGGCCAGCATATCAATGCCAACCATTCCGTAAACATCTCTCTTTGCCTCATCTACATAGGCATTGCCCGGCCCCACAATCATATCCACTTTTGGTATGCTCCCGATTCCATATGCAAAGGCATACACCGCCTGAGCCCCGCCAATGCGATAGACATCTTTTATTCCCAGAAGCAAAGCTGCGGCAGACACATAGGAGTCCAAACGCCCGTCAATAGTCGGGGTTGCAGCATATATCCTGTCGACTCCTGCAATCTGAGCAGGCACAACTCCCATAATCAGAGACGAGGGGTACGTCGCTCTTCCCCCGGGCACATAAACCATCACCCGTTCAACGGGCATAGAGGTTTCGTATGCAACAACACCTTTTCTCCTGTATGTCCTTTTGCGCCCACCCTGTGTTTTGTGGTAATGGGCAACATTTTTTATCATCCCCTTGAGCACTGCAAGGTCTTTTTTATTTACCCTGGACGCCGTTTCCTTTAGTTCGTCATCGCTTACTTTCAGCGGATAATCCCTTGTCCATCCATCCCATCTTTTTGAAAATGACGTTAACGCCTCTTCTCCTGATTTGAGCAATTCCTTTTTTATATCTTCAACGGAAGTTCTTATATCTTTCTTATTCTTTTCTCTTCCTTCAATGACAAAGGAGAGCAGTTCGTCATATTCCTTTTCAAGATCCCAGATCTTCATCCTTTTTCCTTTCTATCTTTGCACCGAGCTTTTTCAGTTTTTCTTCTATAGATTCATAACCTCTGTCAATATGGTAAATTCTTGATATTTCAGTAATGCCGTAGGCGGCAAGCCCTGCAAGCACAAGGGAAGCGCTTGCACGCAAATCTGATGCCATAACCCTTGCCCCGGAAAGCATCTTAACGCCTTTGATTATTGCAGTATTTCCTATTACCTTAACATCAGCGCCCATCCTCCTGAGTTCCGCCGCATGCATCATCCTGTTTTCGAAAATAGTTTCTGTTATTGCGCTAACACCCCTTGAGATACTCATAAGCGCCATAAACTGAGCCTGCATATCCGTGGGAAAACCTGGATAAGGGGCTGTTTTTATGTCCGCTGCCACCGGTTGTTTTCTTGACATGGAAGCTTTTATTGTGCTGCCGTCCTCTGTAATATCCATGCCTGCTTCTCTTAATTTTTCAACAATCGGCATTACGTGCATCGGGGTGCACCCTTCAATAACTATGCTGCCCCTTGTGATGCCGCAGGCAACAAGGAACGTGCCTGTTTCTATCCTGTCCGGTATAACTGTATAATCGCAGGGGGTCAGTTCATCAACCCCTTTAATTCTGATAATCTCTGTTCCCTCGCCTTCTATTTTGGCCCCCATTTTTTTCAACATATTTGCAAGATCAACCACTTCGGGTTCACGGGCAGCGTTTTCTATAATCGTCTCTCCCTTTGCTTTAACCGCCGCCATCAGGATATTTTCCGTACCGCCTACCGTAGTTGTGTCAAAGTGCACCGTTGCACCTTTCATTTTTTTTGCTGTCACATCCACGTAACCTTTTTTAACCTTCACTTTACAACCAAGAGCTGAAAGCCCCTTCAGGTGCAGATTTATAGGCCTTTCACCTATTGCACATCCACCGGGATATGATACCGTTGCCCTCTGTAATCCGCCGATTAGCGAACCAAGGACAAGCACGGAGGCTCTCATCTCCTTTACAAGCTCATAGGGGGCAACATGATTATCGACACCGCGCGTATCTATCTCCAGCGTATCATTGCCGGACCAGACTGCGTTGCTGCCCAGCAGATTAATAAGCCGCATCATTGTATCCACATCTTTCAGGCGCGGCACATTGCTGATATTATAAATACCTTTTTGCAGAATGGTGGCGGCAAGCAACGGCAAAACGGCATTCTTTGATCCGCTGATTTTTACCGTTCCCCTAAGTCTTTCCCCGCCTTCTATAACAAATTTATTCATGATCCTGTAATTACCCTTTCCCTGCCGGATAAGTCTGTTTTTAGTGTTGTTTTGAGACCCAGAGATTCTAACATATTTCTCATTTTCCGGCTCTGTAAATCGCTGCCGATTTCACACAAAACATGTCCGTTTTTTTTCAGATAATACGGCAGCCCGGCTACAAATCTTGCATAAATCTCCACGCCGTCTTCCCCGCCGTAAAGCGCGCTTCTCGGTTCAAAGGCTTTTACATCTTCAGCCAGATCATCCCACTCCTGTTGAGAAATATACGGCAGGTTAGCCAGAATTAAATCAAATTTTCTGTCCTCTTTTATGCCCTCAAACAGATTTGAGCAAACAAAACTTATATTGTTTTTTATCCCGAGATGCGCTGCGTTTTTTTTCGCAATACATAGTGCATCGGGTGAAACATCCACGCAAAACAGTTCGCATGTCGTTTTTTTCGCCAATATTATTCCTATTGCTCCTGAGCCGGTTCCCATATCCATTACACTAACAATGCCAGGGTTATTTTCAATTATTCTCAAGGCTTCCTCAACCAGAATCTCTGTTTCCGGCCTTGGTATAAGTACGTGTTGATCCACGTGGAACACCTCGGAAAAAAACTCCTTGCTTTTCGTGATATATGCAAGCGGTTTTCCTGTTTTTCTTTCATTGATCAACTTATCTATGTGCAGCGCCTCTTCTGCTTTCACTTCCCTGTCGAGGTTGATAAAGATTTTTTCTTTGCTTAATGCAAGGGTATGTGAAACGATGTTTATAAGATCGAGAGGTGCAATAATGTCTTTTTTTTCTGTAAATATGTCTCTAATGCGCAAGCCTGATTCCTGCTTACCCTTTTTTCAAGGCTTCTGATTGAAAATGGGCTACCAAAGGATTTAAAATGTCATCAATGTTTCCGTTCAATACATCCTGAAGCTTGTAAAGCGTAAGGCCGATACGGTGGTCTGTAACTCTGCCCTGTGGAAAGTTGTAAGTCCTGATGCGTTCGCTGCGGTCGCCTGTTCCTACCTGTTTTCTCCTTTCCTCGGAAATCTCCTGTTCTTTTTCTTCCTCCATCTTTTCTTTGAGCCGGGCACGGAGCACCCTTGTGGCCTTTGCCTTGTTTTTATGCTGTGACTTTTCATCCTGACAGGTAACGACTATGCCGGTCGGTATGTGCGTAACCCTCACGGCAGAATCTGTCGTATTAACATGCTGCCCACCGGGGCCGCTTGATCGGAACACGTCTATTCTCAGCTCATCCGGATTTATATTAAATTCCGCCTCTTCAGGCTCAGGCAAAACAGCAACGGTTACTGCCGAAGTGTGTATCCTCCCCTGGGCCTCTGTAACGGGGACTCTTTGTACCCTGTGAACACCGCTTTCATAACGTAAAAGACCGTAGGCGTCTTTGGCTTCTATGGCCATTATGACCTCTTTCAGGCCTCCGAGGTCCGACATGCTTGCCTCTATTAACTCTGTTTTCCATTTCATTTTCTCAGCATATTTCATATATACGGAAAAGAGATCCCTTGCAAAAAGGGCTGCCTCCTCTCCCCCTGTTGCCGCTCTTATCTCGAGGAACATATTCTGAACCGGTTTTTCGTGACTTTTTAAGAGCTTTTCCCGAAGGAGCGCTTCGAGTCTGACCTTTTCCCCATTAAGGTTCGCGGCTTCCTCTTTTATCAACAACTTCATTTCTTCGTCTGTTTCGACCCTGAGCATCTCCGCGGTTTTCTCTTCTTCGGCAGCCCTGCTTTTCCAATCCCTGTAAATATCTACAACTTCTTTTAGTTCCGTATATTCCTTGGCAAGTTTTCTGTATGCCTCCAGATCAGCTGTTGCATCAGGTTTTGCCATATCTTCTTCAATTTGGCAGTATCTTTCTTCAATTTCTTTCAGTCTTTCAAACATTGCGATTATGCGCTTTTCTTGCCGTATCTCCTTTCAAATTTCTCTACCTGACCGGCTGAGTCCAACCGCTTTTCCTTTCCGGTAAAAATGGGATGACACTTTGCACATATTTCTACGGTTATTTTGTCTCTCACAGACAGTGTTTCAAAGGTATGTCCGCATGCGCACCTTACGGAAGCGTTTTTCAGATTCGGATGAATTCCTTTTTTCATTTCAAACTCCTTTGCTCATATTATTTAAAAAATCTTTGTTTGATTCGGTATCCAATAACTTTTCAACGAGAAACTCCATTGCATCAACCGGATTCATAGGCTGAAGCACTTTCCTTAATAGCCATGTCCTTGACAAATCGCCATTGTTGAGGAGAAGCTCTTCTTTTCTTGTCCCTGATTTATTTATATCAATGGCAGGGAATACCCTTTTTTCAGCAAGCTTCCGATCAAGGTATATTTCCATATTGCCTGTTCCCTTAAATTCTTCAAAAATTACCTCGTCCATCCTGCTCCCTGTATCTATAAGCGCTGTGGCAACTATTGTCAGGCTTCCGCCTTCTTCTATGTTTTTGGCAGCACCGAAAAATCTTCTTGGCTTCTGCATGGCAGATGCGTCTATACCGCCGGAGAGTATTTTTCCGCTTGACGGAACAACGGTATTGTAAGCTCTTGCAAGCCTTGTTATGCTGTCGAGTAAAATAACAACATCCCTTTTGTGCTCCACAAGTCTTTTGGCCTTTTCTATGACTATTTCAGCCACCTGAACGTGTCTTGTTGCCGGCTCATCAAAAGTGGAGCTGATAACTTCGCCCTTAACCGATCTCATCATATCCGTTACTTCTTCCGGTCTTTCATCGATCAAAAGAACGATGAGGCTGATCTCTTTGTGGTTTTCCGTAATGCTGTTTGCTATGTGCTGCAGG
This genomic window from Pseudomonadota bacterium contains:
- the hisG gene encoding ATP phosphoribosyltransferase, with protein sequence MKLKIGLPKGSLQETTFRLFKNAGYNIKLHDRAYVPTIDDPELEGLVIRAQEMARYVEDGILDLGITGYDWVLEQNAKVEELVRLRYGKIGFRGVKWVVAVPMDSPIQKVEDLQGKKIATELVGFTKRYLKERGISAAVEFSWGATEVKPPLLADAIIEVTETGASLKANNLRIVETILESETVLIANKNSWKDEWKRRKMENIVILLRGALLAEEKVGLKMNLPKGRLDEVVKTLPCLRTPTVSTLSDSDWVAIEVVIDEKVVRDIIPNLKRAGAVDIVEYPLNKVIP
- the hisD gene encoding histidinol dehydrogenase; this encodes MKIWDLEKEYDELLSFVIEGREKNKKDIRTSVEDIKKELLKSGEEALTSFSKRWDGWTRDYPLKVSDDELKETASRVNKKDLAVLKGMIKNVAHYHKTQGGRKRTYRRKGVVAYETSMPVERVMVYVPGGRATYPSSLIMGVVPAQIAGVDRIYAATPTIDGRLDSYVSAAALLLGIKDVYRIGGAQAVYAFAYGIGSIPKVDMIVGPGNAYVDEAKRDVYGMVGIDMLAGPTELIVLCTEAFSPDAVAWDLFSQAEHDAMATVGIFSHSKEHIEDVLKSVEKLMNINERKEIIEKALTGNSFFVHYKDVNKAVRAINTIAPEHMELLGEESIASDIRYPGIIYVGPNTPVAMGDYYIGTNHVLPTGGAGRFTGGLSVDRFTRRKITVRIEKEFLEKYADNAIRLSRIEGLFAHGESIKARKGL
- the prfA gene encoding peptide chain release factor 1 is translated as MFERLKEIEERYCQIEEDMAKPDATADLEAYRKLAKEYTELKEVVDIYRDWKSRAAEEEKTAEMLRVETDEEMKLLIKEEAANLNGEKVRLEALLREKLLKSHEKPVQNMFLEIRAATGGEEAALFARDLFSVYMKYAEKMKWKTELIEASMSDLGGLKEVIMAIEAKDAYGLLRYESGVHRVQRVPVTEAQGRIHTSAVTVAVLPEPEEAEFNINPDELRIDVFRSSGPGGQHVNTTDSAVRVTHIPTGIVVTCQDEKSQHKNKAKATRVLRARLKEKMEEEKEQEISEERRKQVGTGDRSERIRTYNFPQGRVTDHRIGLTLYKLQDVLNGNIDDILNPLVAHFQSEALKKG
- the rpmE gene encoding 50S ribosomal protein L31, producing MKKGIHPNLKNASVRCACGHTFETLSVRDKITVEICAKCHPIFTGKEKRLDSAGQVEKFERRYGKKSA
- the murA gene encoding UDP-N-acetylglucosamine 1-carboxyvinyltransferase; amino-acid sequence: MNKFVIEGGERLRGTVKISGSKNAVLPLLAATILQKGIYNISNVPRLKDVDTMMRLINLLGSNAVWSGNDTLEIDTRGVDNHVAPYELVKEMRASVLVLGSLIGGLQRATVSYPGGCAIGERPINLHLKGLSALGCKVKVKKGYVDVTAKKMKGATVHFDTTTVGGTENILMAAVKAKGETIIENAAREPEVVDLANMLKKMGAKIEGEGTEIIRIKGVDELTPCDYTVIPDRIETGTFLVACGITRGSIVIEGCTPMHVMPIVEKLREAGMDITEDGSTIKASMSRKQPVAADIKTAPYPGFPTDMQAQFMALMSISRGVSAITETIFENRMMHAAELRRMGADVKVIGNTAIIKGVKMLSGARVMASDLRASASLVLAGLAAYGITEISRIYHIDRGYESIEEKLKKLGAKIERKKDEDLGS
- the rho gene encoding transcription termination factor Rho codes for the protein MHLNDLKRKRIGELTAIAKEQGVDNASGMRKQEIIFSILQAFVDKNESVNGEGVLEILPEGFGFLRSTDSNYLPGPDDIYISPSQIKRFGLRTGDTVSGQIRPPKDNEKYFALLKVETINFDDPSVAKDKIIFDNLTPIYPNERINLETIMENMSTRVMDLFTPVGKGQRGLIVAPPRTGKTMLLQHIANSITENHKEISLIVLLIDERPEEVTDMMRSVKGEVISSTFDEPATRHVQVAEIVIEKAKRLVEHKRDVVILLDSITRLARAYNTVVPSSGKILSGGIDASAMQKPRRFFGAAKNIEEGGSLTIVATALIDTGSRMDEVIFEEFKGTGNMEIYLDRKLAEKRVFPAIDINKSGTRKEELLLNNGDLSRTWLLRKVLQPMNPVDAMEFLVEKLLDTESNKDFLNNMSKGV
- the prmC gene encoding peptide chain release factor N(5)-glutamine methyltransferase, coding for MRIRDIFTEKKDIIAPLDLINIVSHTLALSKEKIFINLDREVKAEEALHIDKLINERKTGKPLAYITKSKEFFSEVFHVDQHVLIPRPETEILVEEALRIIENNPGIVSVMDMGTGSGAIGIILAKKTTCELFCVDVSPDALCIAKKNAAHLGIKNNISFVCSNLFEGIKEDRKFDLILANLPYISQQEWDDLAEDVKAFEPRSALYGGEDGVEIYARFVAGLPYYLKKNGHVLCEIGSDLQSRKMRNMLESLGLKTTLKTDLSGRERVITGS
- the hisB gene encoding imidazoleglycerol-phosphate dehydratase HisB; translation: MKREARVSRKTKETAIKINWVIDGEGKYVVSTGIPFFDHMLHLFSKHGLFDLEIEAKGDTDVDCHHTVEDIGIAMGKAFRKAIADLEGLKRYGYAVTPMDESLCMMAIDISGRPALVWKGKVQGTTGTFDAGVVKEFFQAFVNEAKITLHMNLFYGENLHHKIEAIFKSFGRALKDATKKDENIKGVLSTKGTL